ACTATGATAAAGTCAAAGCAGAGCTCTTAGCAGCAAGCCAGCAAAACGAGGCGTTGAGACAAGAAATTCAGGAGCTCAGGAGAAGACCCCAAAATGAACCATCTTTGGAGGAATTGTGTAATGTCATTAAGGAGGAAACAGAGGCCATGAGGCTCCAAAATGACAGCATACAAGAGGAAATCCAGGAGCTCAAAGAAAAGCGTAGAAATTTAACTGCTCTGGATGAAACGTATGACACACTGAAAGCAGAGAAAGAGGCGATAAGCCAGCAAAATGACGACCTGAGACAAGAGATTCGGGAGATATCCAAAGATCTCCGATATGAAAAGGCTCTGCGGGAAATGAATGAGCAAATGGAAGTTTCAAAAGTGACCATCAGCCAGGAGAACGCAGCACTGAAAGAACAACGCCAGAAGCTCTACAAAGATTATGAAGATCAAAAGATTTTCGGTGTCATGTGTAGGGAGAAGTTGCACAACATGGGATTTATGTGCAGAGAAAATGAAGACATCCAAATAGACATTGAGGACCTTACCAGTAGGATCCAGAACAGAGAAGCCatgaaagacaaatataaagccctgaaagcagaagaaaaagttgtctctgcaaaacaaaatgagcTTCTTAAAACACTTGCAACGCTCCACTCAAAGTTTCGAGGTATGAAAGAATATGAAGGCAAGTGTGGTCCGCTGAGAGAGGAGATAGGAGCCTTAAGACAACGCAACGATGAACTCCATCAAGAAATCCAACAGTGCAGTGAGGAGatagaaaacaaaactgttaCAAAGGCAATTTATGACTCactgaaaggagagaaaaagaatctAACGCacagaaataaaatcctgaaaaaagaaattcagGAGGTGGAGAAAAGGCTTGTAAAGGAACAAGCTTTGGTAGACAGGAATGATGTCATGAAAGAAGAAAACGAAGCCTTGATCCAACAAAACCACACATTACAGCTGGAGGTTGAAGAGCTCTACGGCAGactgcaaagtgaaaaaatacTGGAGGTCCTGTACAAATCGCTGACAACGGAAATAAATGCCACGAGTCGAAGAAATGATGTACTTCGACGAGAGGTCCAGAAGCTCAAAGAAAAGCTGAACAGTGAAAGAGCTTTAGAAAGTGCACGCAATGCAATGAAGGCTGAGAAACAGAAGGTCGACCGAGAGCACGCAGCACTACAGCAAGAAATTCAAGACCTGAACAGCTCCTGAAGAGCTATATGGAAAGCTGACAtacattgtttttgctttccAAGGGAAAAAAGGGTATGGATTTAACTTCAGCCTCACACAAAAAGGTGCTGGTTTAATTTCTGGGCCTGACTCTTTTTGTGTGGAGTTGgattttctcccctgtgtgaatgtgtgtgagtggttgtttgtttcTATGTGCCCTGTGTTGGACTGGCGACCTATCCAGGTTGTACCCGGCCTCTCAcctaatgtcagctgggattggctccagtcgAGCATATGGATGAAACTTCAGCCTCACACAAAAAGGTGCTGGTTCAATTCCTGGGCCTGACTCTTTTTGTGTGGAGTTGGATTTTCTCCTCAGGTTGACCTAAAAATACCAAACCACAAACTAAAAGAGGGGCAGCACAGTggcgcagtggttagcactgtcgcctcagaGCAAGAAGGTCCAGGGTTTGAACCTTGGTCATCTGCGTCTCTGTGTGGAGTTCatatgttctccccgtgtctgtcccggttctctccgggtgctccggcttccccccacatcataaaacatttattatgtaGATTCTGAATTGACCAAAAATACCAAACCACTAACTAAAAGAGGGGCGGCGCAGTggcgcagtggttagcactgttgcctcagaGCAAGAAGGTCCAGGGTTTGAACCTTGGTCGTCTGCgtctctgtgtggagtttacatgttctccccgtgtctgtcccagttctctccgggtgctccggcttcaccccacatcataaaacatttattatgtaGATTCTAAATTGACCAAAAATACCAAACCACTAACTAAAAGAGGGGCGGCACAGTggcgcagtggttagcactgtcgcctcagaGCAAGAAGGTCCAGGGTTTGAACCTTGGTCGTCTGCgtctctgtgtggagtttacatgttctccccgtgtctgtcccggttctctccgggtgctccggcttccccccaccgtccaaagatatgcaggttaattggtgactctaaattgtgcttaagtgtgaatgtgtatgaatggaTGTTTGTTTCTATGTGCCCTGTGATGTTTGATGTTCTCCCCTCTCCACCATGGGGTTACTCCAGGTGCTCCAGTTTCCTCCCACACCAGAAAACATATATAATATGTGGATTCTTAATTGacctcaaaataaataaataaatatatcaattAAATAACTTTGTTATTTCTGGTTATTTATTGATAAATAGTAGTTTTAAGGTGTTCTAATGTGATATTTCTTTGCTAAAAGAGATCACATATTTCTCACAccagcttctctgcactggctccctgtaaaatccagaatataatttaaaatccttctggtCACCTAAAAAGCCCTTAAAAGGTCAGGCACCATCATATCTGAAATAGGGTTGGGTATCAAGAACCGGTTCCAAGTTGGAACCATTACCAGACTTTCAACAGCAGTGGATTAGTTAAGAGACTGTGGGAAAGTTGGGATAAATATTTTATGGATCGTGTTATAAGTTACTTTTCTatacaaatcacacacactggTTGTTGGAGCAATGATGATTTCACACAGGCAGAACTGGA
This is a stretch of genomic DNA from Micropterus dolomieu isolate WLL.071019.BEF.003 ecotype Adirondacks unplaced genomic scaffold, ASM2129224v1 contig_14710, whole genome shotgun sequence. It encodes these proteins:
- the LOC123966987 gene encoding protein Daple-like; this translates as MRLQNDSIQEEIQELKEKRRNLTALDETYDTLKAEKEAISQQNDDLRQEIREISKDLRYEKALREMNEQMEVSKVTISQENAALKEQRQKLYKDYEDQKIFGVMCREKLHNMGFMCRENEDIQIDIEDLTSRIQNREAMKDKYKALKAEEKVVSAKQNELLKTLATLHSKFRGMKEYEGKCGPLREEIGALRQRNDELHQEIQQCSEEIENKTVTKAIYDSLKGEKKNLTHRNKILKKEIQEVEKRLVKEQALVDRNDVMKEENEALIQQNHTLQLEVEELYGRLQSEKILEVLYKSLTTEINATSRRNDVLRREVQKLKEKLNSERALESARNAMKAEKQKVDREHAALQQEIQDLNSS